One segment of Paraburkholderia bonniea DNA contains the following:
- a CDS encoding DUF3579 domain-containing protein, translating into MVEVPPTEFFIQGITKSGKKFRPSDWSERLAGVMSSFGPGARGPNARLQYSLYVRPTMLGDLKCVILDSRLREIEPMAFDFVMNFAKDNDLVVTEACELPPEHGTQQKGVAR; encoded by the coding sequence ATGGTCGAAGTACCCCCAACCGAATTCTTTATTCAAGGCATTACTAAAAGCGGCAAAAAATTCCGGCCAAGCGACTGGTCGGAACGGCTCGCGGGTGTGATGTCGAGCTTCGGGCCGGGCGCGCGCGGGCCAAACGCCCGTTTGCAATATTCGCTGTATGTGCGTCCAACCATGCTGGGCGACCTCAAGTGTGTGATTCTCGATTCCCGTTTGCGTGAAATTGAACCGATGGCGTTCGATTTTGTGATGAATTTCGCCAAAGACAACGATCTTGTCGTGACCGAAGCGTGTGAGTTGCCGCCCGAGCACGGCACGCAGCAAAAGGGCGTGGCCCGCTAG